A stretch of Lathyrus oleraceus cultivar Zhongwan6 chromosome 6, CAAS_Psat_ZW6_1.0, whole genome shotgun sequence DNA encodes these proteins:
- the LOC127094905 gene encoding uncharacterized protein LOC127094905, producing MNQCSSTTNTPTPPAVETPTPVPQVDPPINISAPDGVPNGNPRPHIFEIDDQHDAFFSPMATSQDDAFGSATNEVERKVKAIEEKLKAMGNTDVLGLDAAEMCLVLEVTISAKFKVPDFEKYKGNSDPRTHIKAYCRKMTAYSSDDQLLMNFLQDSLSGASLDWYMQLEGNHIHTRKETTEAFLNHYQYNTDMAPNRTKLQTLTQRSEESFKEYTQWWRELVARVQPPFLERELVDMFMGNLQGSYLDRMVGSTSSGFSDLVLAGERIENMIKMGKIQNSASTSSASKKPFVPYGKKREGETNATSIIRTRNPTYPQVATIAPVQPIQQQPFAIAVQTQQQQQELGPPPAVLPPGYDANARCEFDFGALGNSIENCKALEYKVQYLIDSKAITFSPKEPNVNNNLMPPHNNAAMNMIEVDNGRRMMSHVDELKTPLIEIKNDLMKDNAFPICSNDCEHCLINPQQCKTLKYVIQQLMDQGILVVGCPPTKEDVFTIEIPYDEVPPLQIPYNFS from the exons ATGAACCAATGTTCCAGTACTACCAATACTCCTACCCCTCCAGCGGTCGAGACTCCGACTCCAGTTCCTCAAGTTGATCCTCCAATTAACATTAGTGCACCCGACGGTGTTCCAAACGGCAATCCTCGTCCTCATATTTTTGAAATAGACGACCAACATGATGCATTCTTCAGCCCAATGGCTACTTCTCAGGATGACGCCTTCGGTTCAGCAACCAACGAGGTGGAGAGGAAGGTAAAGGCTATCGAGGAAAAGCTCAAGGCAATGGGGAACACTGATGTTTTGGGCCTTGATGCGGCAGAAATGTGCCTAGTGCTTGAGGTCACCATTTCGGCCAAGTTCAAAGTtccagactttgaaaaatataagggaaatagcGACCCTAGGACTCACATTAAGGCATACTGCCGAAAGATGACTGCTTATTCCAGTGATGATCAACTATTAATGAATTTTTTACAAGATTCCCTTagtggggcatctttggattggtatatgcAACTCGAGGGCAACCATATTCACACACGGAAGGAAACGACCGAGGCATTCCTCAACCactatcagtacaacactgatatGGCACCTAATCGCACGAAGTTGCAAACTCTGACTCAAAGGTCTGAGGAGTCCTTCAAAGAGTATACCCAATGGTGGAGGGAATTAGTTGCTAGGGTACAACCCCCATTTCTAGAAAGGGAACTGGTAGACATGTTTATGGGTAACCTACAAGGTTCATATCTTGACAGAATGGTAGGGAGCACCTCTTCAGGCTTCTCTGACCTTGTCTTAGCCGGTGAAAGGATAGAAAATATGATTAAGATGGGAAAGATCCAGAACTCTGCCAGTACTTCCAGTGCATCAAAGAAACCTTTTGTTCCCTACGGTAAAAAACGAGAAGGCGAGACCAATGCCACCTCCATCATTCGAACAAGAAATCCCACTTATCCACAAGTAGCCACCATAGCTCCTGTCCaaccaattcaacaacaaccttTTGCAATTGCTGTccaaactcaacaacaacaaca GGAGTTAGGACCCCCACCGGCGGTTCTTCCTCCCGGTTATGATGCAAATGCCCGCTGTGAATTTGATTTTGGCGCTCTAGGGAATTCGATCGAGAATTGTAAAGCATTAGAGTACAAGGTTCAATATCTTATTGATTCTAAGGCAATCACGTTCTCCCCCAAGGAGCCGAATGTAAATAACAACCTGATGCCTCCTCACAATAATGCAGCCATGAATATGATAGAAGTTGATAATGGAAGGAGAATGATGTCCCATGTGGATGAATTAAAAACACCACTCATCGAGATCAAGAATGATTTGATGAAGGATAATGCCTTTCCCATCTGTAGTAATGACTGTGAACATTGTCTGATTAACCCGCAACAATGTAAAACATTGAAGTATGTCATACAACAATTAATGGACCAAGGGATCTTGGTGGTAGGCTGCCCGCCCACAAAAGAAGATGTGTTTACCATCGAGATACCATACGACGAAGTCCCCCCTCTACAAATTCCATATAACTTCTCTTAG